One genomic region from Henningerozyma blattae CBS 6284 chromosome 2, complete genome encodes:
- the BSD2 gene encoding Bsd2p (similar to Saccharomyces cerevisiae BSD2 (YBR290W); ancestral locus Anc_2.524) produces the protein MSPLIHHDNTAQGDIETGLLDDQHSTPTSNSVENDNTQNDRIIDSSSSTDIESNRPTSPLNQESIDTASNDTQLNTTQNNGLLSNLRNSAARRIESIGFHFNVLDRVFQRHHNDASSSSAFSALSTDSINDNTANGNEPHRHHHHRHSSANPFFNHGASYDGVFSNLSAKPTSNNENQDGSNDEDQPPCYDDAANDMAPSYYHGTGDGSNLYYDDICIEGLPVGNFANLLWNIIVSTCFQFAGFLITYVLHTSHAAKQGSRLGLGVTFITYAFSMVPNDVTSKVGKYKKIDRIKLNDPMEFDNLHLYSKPTEQDNFESTLGHGLEEEKQKLPLLAVAVALLGSFIIVKGIFDYIKVKRMEARYLAQDQV, from the coding sequence atgtCCCCACTAATACATCACGACAATACTGCTCAGGGTGATATAGAAACAGGTCTACTAGACGATCAACACTCCACACCAACAAGTAACTCGGTTGAAAATGACAACACACAGAATGATAGAATAATCGATTCTTCTTCTAGTACCGATATAGAGTCTAATCGTCCCACAAGTCCCCTCAATCAAGAAAGTATTGATACTGCCAGTAACGACACACAATTAAATACTACACAAAACAATGGGTTATTGTcaaatttaagaaatagTGCTGCTAGACGAATAGAATCAATCGGCTTCCATTTCAATGTATTAGATAGAGTTTTCCAAAGGCATCATAACGATGCTTCGTCATCATCTGCCTTTTCGGCATTATCCACAGATTCGataaatgataatactGCTAACGGTAATGAACCACATCGTCATCACCATCATCGTCATTCTTCTGCAAACCCATTTTTCAATCATGGTGCATCTTACGACGGGGTATTCAGTAATCTATCAGCTAAACCTACTTCCAATAATGAAAATCAAGATGGttcaaatgatgaagatcAACCTCCTTGTTATGACGATGCAGCAAATGATATGGCTCCCTCTTATTACCATGGTACAGGTGATGGatcaaatttatattatgaCGATATCTGTATCGAAGGTTTACCTGTCGGAAATTTTGCTAATCTCTTATGGAATATCATTGTTAGTACATGTTTCCAATTTGCAGGGTTCTTAATTACTTATGTCTTACACACATCTCATGCTGCAAAACAAGGTTCAAGATTAGGTTTAGGTGTCACTTTTATTACTTATGCTTTTTCCATGGTTCCAAATGATGTAACTTCTAAAGTTggtaaatataaaaaaattgatagaATTAAGTTAAATGATCCAATggaatttgataatttgcatttatattcaaaacCAACTGAAcaagataattttgaatcCACTTTGGGTCATGgtttagaagaagaaaaacaaaaactaCCTTTGTTGGCTGTAGCAGTTGCATTATTAGGTTCTTTCATTATTGTTAAAGGTATTTTCGATTatattaaagttaaaaGAATGGAAGCTAGATATTTGGCACAAGATCAAGTATGA
- the QCR10 gene encoding ubiquinol--cytochrome-c reductase subunit 10 (similar to Saccharomyces cerevisiae QCR10 (YHR001W-A); ancestral locus Anc_2.520): MVSYTSKFSAKGATRFGNLTLRNTLTYSPNLMLWGGASLAGIFVFVEGWPLFQETFFRKIPVYGSYWAKKLPPPKQQEEDSE; the protein is encoded by the exons ATGGTTTCA TACACTTCTAAATTTTCTGCTAAAGGTGCCACAAGATTTGGTAACCTAACTTTAAGAAACACATTGACATATTCTCCAAACTTGATGTTATGGGGAGGTGCTTCCTTAGCAGgcatatttgtatttgttgAGGGATGGCCATTATTCCAAGAAACTTTCTTTAGAAAGATACCTGTCTATGGTTCTTACTGGGCAAAGAAATTGCCACCTCCAAAGcaacaagaagaagattcCGAGTAA